The DNA segment AAGCGCTGACGAATGTCGCCAAACATGCGCATGCCTCGCTGGTGGCGATCCGGCTTTACCGCGATCGCCAGCAGTTGATCGTCGAAATACGCGACAATGGCCGCGGGATCGGCGAGACCGATCTGCACAAGCCGAAATCCTTCGGCTTGCGCGGCATACGCGAACGGGTAAGAAGCCTCAACGGTGAATTGAGCGTCAGCGCCGGTGAGCAGGGAGGAACGCATATTGTGTTGAGCTTGCCGTTGAAATCCTCAAGCCGCCGTACGGCGGTTGAAGAGGATGTACAGCACAAGTTGTTCTGACTCGCATGATCGCCACGCTACCCACGAAGATGAAAATGCGTAAAGGCAAATTGAACGCCCCCCACCCCCATACCCCGCCCCAGGGCGGGGCTGCCAATAAGCTCGCTGCGCTCGATATCGCACCGGGCGCTGGTTCTGGTTTTCTACGTTAATCATGGCCAGCAAAATCCGCGTGCTGATTGCCGACGATCACGCCATTGTGCGGCAGGGCCTGAAACAGATTCTCTCCGAGACCAGCGACCTCATCATCTCCGGCGAGGCGGAAGACGGCTCGGATGCAATCCGTCTCGCCCGCAACAAACGCTGGGATGTATTTCTGCTCGACGTATCGATGCCCAGCCGCAATGGCATCGATGTGCTGAAACAGTTGCGCCGCGAATTCCCGCGGCAACCGGTGCTGATCCTCAGCATGCACTCGGAGGAACAATACGCGGTGCGTGCCATCAAGGCCGGCGCCGCCGGTTATCTGACCAAGCAAAGCGCGCCGGAATTGCTGGTCACGGCGATCCGCCAGGTCGCCAGCGGCAAGAAATTCATCAGCCCGACCTTGGCGGAACAACTGGCCGCCGCGATTTCCGACGACGGCGACAAATTGCCGCATGAAAGAGTGACCGACCGCGAGTATCAGGTGCTGGTGCGAATCGCTTCCGGCAAGACACTGACCCGGATTGCAGAAGAGCTGAACCTGAGCGTCAAGACCGTGAGCGAATACCGCAAACGCCTGCTCGAAAAAATGCGCCTCGATACCACGGCGGAGCTGATCCGCTATGGCATTGAACACAGCCTGGTATAAACGGCGCGCGACACGCCTTAGTGTTGGTACCGTTCTGGCTGAGTCTGTCGAAGCCTGCCCTGAGTGAAACCGAAGATCCCATGATTCGACGAGCGCGCATTTCGACAAACTCAATGCGAACGGGGTTAATCGGCGCTTCCTAACGTTTGGCGCGTTCCTGCCAAACTACAAGCCATAAACCCAGCAGGCTTTGCAGCAGGTAAAAGCCGCTGGAAATGCCGTGCCATGCGGCAAAACGGTCGCGCAATGCGCTCTCCATTACCTGTCGCGGCAGCGCGTCGGCCTTCAGTTGCGCCAGGATCGGCTGGATACCGAAATGGCCGGCGAAGGTCAGCGCCAGCATCGCCAGCACGATCCAGAAAACGCCCGACTTGAGCGCGCGCCAGCCGCGATTGAACAGCAGGTAAAGCAACAGATAACCGCCGCAGGCGAAACCTGCGTAAGCGACAAAGGTGAACATGGCGCCGGCCAGATTGCCGGCCAGCGTGCGGTCTGCCAGTTCATGAAACAACACCGGCGCGGCCAGATAACCGATGGCGAACAGCCCGCCGACCCAGAGCGAAATCGCTACCGAATACAGCGCTTCCGCGAGCTTGCTCATGTCTCCGGGTATGCCTTATTCATATCGCACATCGAGTATCTCATACTCACGCATCCCGCCTGGCGTCTGCACTTCGGCGACATCCCCGGCGAACTTGCCGATCAGGGCGCGCGCCACGGGGGACTTCAGCGAAATCTTGCCCAGTTTGAGGTCGGCTTCGTCGTCACCGACGATCTGGTAGAGCACGGTCTTGCCGCTCTCGATTTCTTCCAGTTCGACGGTCGCCGCGAACACCACGCGGCCGTCGGCATCCAGCGACCTGGGGTCGATGATCTGCGCGTTCGAGAGTTTGCTTTCGACCTCGGCAATGCGGCCCTCGACGAAACCCTGGCGTTCCTTGGCGGCATCGTATTCGGCATTTTCCGAAAGGTCGCCGTGCGAGCGTGCCTCGGCAATCGCGGCAATTACTGATGGGCGCTCCACCGTCTTGAGGCGATGCAGTTCGGCTTTGAGCAGCTCGGCGCCACGCAAGGTCAATGGAACTTTACTCACGACAATTCCTTGTGCAGCAATTGCAAGGCATAGGTCTGCGGCGCGCCAAGGTGGCGCATGCCCTCGCATGCCGCGCGCGCACCTTCGATGGTGGTATACAGCGTGACCTTCTGCACCATGGCCGAGGTGCGGATCGAGCGTGAATCGGCGATCGCGGTGCGCTTTTCTTCCACGGTATTGACGATGAAATTGATCTCGTTGTTCTTGATCATGTCTACGATATGGGGCCGGCCTTCGGTCACCTTGTTCACCAGTGTTACCGGCAAGCCGGCAGCTTCGATGACGGCGGCAGTACCTCTGGTCGCTATCAGGTTGAAGCCGAGTTCGTGCAGTTCGCGTGCGACTTCGACAGCCTTCTGTTTGTCGCCCTGCTTGACGCTGACGAAGGCCTTGCCCGAAGTCGGCATGCGCATCCCCGAGGCAATCTGCGACTTGATAAAGGCCTCGCCGAAGCTGCGGCCGACCCCCATCACTTCGCCGGTAGATTTCATTTCGGGGCCAAGGATGCTGTCCACACCGGGAAACTTGATGAACGGGAAAACGGCTTCCTTGACGGAAAAATAGGGCGGTATCACTTCGCGCGTCATACCCTGATCGGCCAGGCTGCGCCCGGCCATGCAGCGCGCCGCCACCTTGGCCAACTGGATACCGGTCGCCTTGGACACGAAGGGAACGGTACGCGACGCGCGCGGATTCACTTCGAGCACATAGACGACTGCCTCCTCGCCCTTGCCTTGAATCGCAAACTGCACGTTCATCAGTCCAACGACGTTGAGCCCTTCGGCCATCATTGCCGTCTGGCGGCGCATTTCGTCCTGGATCTTCGGCGTCAGCGAGAAGGGTGGCAGCGAACAGGCGGAGTCGCCCGAATGCACGCCGGCCTGTTCGATGTGTTCCATGATGCCGCCGATCACCACCTGCTTGCCGTCGCAGAGAGCATCGACATCGACTTCGGTGGCATCGTTGAGAAAGCGGTCGAGCAATACCGGTGAATCGTTCGACACCTTCACCGCCTCGCGCATGTAGCGCTCGAGGTCCTTCTGTTCATGCACGATTTCCATGGCGCGGCCGCCCAGCACATAGCTCGGCCGCACCACAAGTGGATAACCGATCTCGTCCGCAAGGGCGATGGCCTGCTCGGACGCGCGCGCGGTGCGGTTGGGCGGCTGTTTGAGACCCAGATCGTGCAGCAATTTCTGGAAGCGTTCACGGTCCTCGGCCGCATCGATCATGTCCGGCGTGGTGCCGATGATGGGCACGCCATTGGCTTCGAGTTCGCGCGCGCGCTTCAACGGCGTCTGGCCGCCGAACTGCACGATCACGCCGAGCGGTTTTTCGACATCGACGATTTCGAGAATGTCTTCCAGCGTCAGCGGCTCGAAGTAGAGCCGGTCGGAAGTGTCATAGTCGGTCGACACGGTCTCGGGATTGCAATTGACCATGATGGTCTCATAGCCGTCCTCGCGCATCGCCAGCGCAGCATGCACGCAGCAATAGTCGAACTCGATGCCCTGCCCGATACGGTTGGGGCCGCCGCCGAGTACCATGATCTTTTTCCGGTTCGTCGGCCGCGCTTCGCATTCTTCCTCATAGGTCGAATACATATAGGCGGTCGTCGTGGCGAACTCGGCGGCGCAGGTATCGACGCGCTTGAACACCGGCCGCACGCCGAGCGCGCGGCGGAGTTCGCGTACCGCCGTTTCAGTGCTGTTGAGCAGCGTGGCGATACGGCGATCGGAAAAGCCCTTGCGCTTCAAGCCGCGCAGGGTATCCGCATCCATCTCGGCGAGCAACTGACTGGCGATCCAGGCTTCGGTCTTGATTATGTCCTCGATCTGCACCAGGAACCAGGGATCGATCCTGGTGAGAGCGAATATCTCGTCCAGCGTGTAACCCGTGCGGAAGGCCTGGCCGACGTACCAGATGCGCAACGCCCCGGGATTGGCCAGTTCGTGATCGATCTCATCGCGCTCGGCTTCGATCGGGTCGAGACCATAGACACTGATTTCAAGCCCGCGCAGCGCCTTCTGGAACGACTCCTGGAAAGTGCGTCCGATGGCCATGACCTCGCCCACCGACTTCATCTGCGTAGTGAGGCGGTCATTGGCGAGCGGGAATTTTTCGAACGCGAAACGCGGAATCTTGGTGACGACATAGTCGATGGAAGGCTCGAACGAGGCCGGCGTGGCGCCGCCGGTAATATCGTTCTTCAATTCGTCGAGCGTATAACCCACTGCGAGCTTGGCCGCGATCTTGGCGATCGGGAACCCCGTTGCCTTCGACGCCAGCGCGCTTGATCTCGACACACGCGGATTCATTTCGATCACGATCATGCGGCCATCATCGGGGTTGATGGCGAACTGCACGTTGGAACCGCCGGTATCGACGCCGATCTCGCGCAACACGGCGATGCTGGCATCGCGCAGGATCTGGTATTCCTTGTCGGTGAGCGTCTGCGCCGGCGCGACGGTGATCGAGTCGCCGGTATGCACCCCCATCGGGTCAAGATTCTCGATCGAGCAGACGATGATGCAATTGTCCTTGTGGTCGCGCACCACCTCCATCTCGAACTCTTTCCAGCCGAGCAGCGACTCTTCGATCAGCAACTCGCTGGTAGGCGAAGCTTCAAGGCCGCGCTTGCAGATTTCGACGAACTCTTCCGGGTTGTAGGCGATGCCGCCGCCGCTGCCCCCCATCGTGAAAGAGGGGCGAATGATGGCCGGGAAGCCAAGCGCCGCCTGCACCTGGAGCGCTTCTTCGAGGCTGTGCGCAATCGCGGAGCGTGCCGAGCCGAGTCCGATGCGGGACATCGCCCGCTTGAACTTCTCGCGGTCCTCGGCCATGTCGATGGCCTCCTTGGAAGCGCCGATCATTTCGACACCGTATTTTTTCAATACGCCGTTTTTCGCCAGATCGAGCGCGCAATTGAGTGCCGTTTGTCCGCCCATGGTCGGCAGCAGCGCGTCGGGGCGCTCCTTGGCAATGATGTTTTCCAGCACCTGCCAGGTGATCGGTTCGATATAGGTCACGTCGGCCATTTCCGGATCGGTCATGATCGTGGCCGGGTTCGAATTGACGAGGATGACCCTGTAGCCTTCCTCACGCA comes from the Georgfuchsia toluolica genome and includes:
- a CDS encoding response regulator, whose product is MASKIRVLIADDHAIVRQGLKQILSETSDLIISGEAEDGSDAIRLARNKRWDVFLLDVSMPSRNGIDVLKQLRREFPRQPVLILSMHSEEQYAVRAIKAGAAGYLTKQSAPELLVTAIRQVASGKKFISPTLAEQLAAAISDDGDKLPHERVTDREYQVLVRIASGKTLTRIAEELNLSVKTVSEYRKRLLEKMRLDTTAELIRYGIEHSLV
- a CDS encoding DUF4149 domain-containing protein, with the protein product MSKLAEALYSVAISLWVGGLFAIGYLAAPVLFHELADRTLAGNLAGAMFTFVAYAGFACGGYLLLYLLFNRGWRALKSGVFWIVLAMLALTFAGHFGIQPILAQLKADALPRQVMESALRDRFAAWHGISSGFYLLQSLLGLWLVVWQERAKR
- the greA gene encoding transcription elongation factor GreA, which translates into the protein MSKVPLTLRGAELLKAELHRLKTVERPSVIAAIAEARSHGDLSENAEYDAAKERQGFVEGRIAEVESKLSNAQIIDPRSLDADGRVVFAATVELEEIESGKTVLYQIVGDDEADLKLGKISLKSPVARALIGKFAGDVAEVQTPGGMREYEILDVRYE
- the carB gene encoding carbamoyl-phosphate synthase large subunit → MPKRTDIHSILIIGAGPIIIGQACEFDYSGAQACKALREEGYRVILVNSNPATIMTDPEMADVTYIEPITWQVLENIIAKERPDALLPTMGGQTALNCALDLAKNGVLKKYGVEMIGASKEAIDMAEDREKFKRAMSRIGLGSARSAIAHSLEEALQVQAALGFPAIIRPSFTMGGSGGGIAYNPEEFVEICKRGLEASPTSELLIEESLLGWKEFEMEVVRDHKDNCIIVCSIENLDPMGVHTGDSITVAPAQTLTDKEYQILRDASIAVLREIGVDTGGSNVQFAINPDDGRMIVIEMNPRVSRSSALASKATGFPIAKIAAKLAVGYTLDELKNDITGGATPASFEPSIDYVVTKIPRFAFEKFPLANDRLTTQMKSVGEVMAIGRTFQESFQKALRGLEISVYGLDPIEAERDEIDHELANPGALRIWYVGQAFRTGYTLDEIFALTRIDPWFLVQIEDIIKTEAWIASQLLAEMDADTLRGLKRKGFSDRRIATLLNSTETAVRELRRALGVRPVFKRVDTCAAEFATTTAYMYSTYEEECEARPTNRKKIMVLGGGPNRIGQGIEFDYCCVHAALAMREDGYETIMVNCNPETVSTDYDTSDRLYFEPLTLEDILEIVDVEKPLGVIVQFGGQTPLKRARELEANGVPIIGTTPDMIDAAEDRERFQKLLHDLGLKQPPNRTARASEQAIALADEIGYPLVVRPSYVLGGRAMEIVHEQKDLERYMREAVKVSNDSPVLLDRFLNDATEVDVDALCDGKQVVIGGIMEHIEQAGVHSGDSACSLPPFSLTPKIQDEMRRQTAMMAEGLNVVGLMNVQFAIQGKGEEAVVYVLEVNPRASRTVPFVSKATGIQLAKVAARCMAGRSLADQGMTREVIPPYFSVKEAVFPFIKFPGVDSILGPEMKSTGEVMGVGRSFGEAFIKSQIASGMRMPTSGKAFVSVKQGDKQKAVEVARELHELGFNLIATRGTAAVIEAAGLPVTLVNKVTEGRPHIVDMIKNNEINFIVNTVEEKRTAIADSRSIRTSAMVQKVTLYTTIEGARAACEGMRHLGAPQTYALQLLHKELS